Part of the Candidatus Thiothrix putei genome, AGTGTGCATTTACTCAGAGTGAATGGCAAGGTTATCAATGTGGTGGTGCAGTACCACGAAGCTCAAGGTGGCTAACGCTTTTTGCCTTTTTTGAGTGCTGCTGCTTTTTTGGCAAGTTTTTTCTTTTTACTACCGGCGGCTTTGCCGGATGCTTTGAGTTTTTTGGGGCCGGTGTACGTGCCTTCCAAGCCTTTTATGCTGCGCCGTTTGAATTGTTGTTTCAAAAAGCGCTCAATATTCACCATCAAATTCCATTCGCTGCTTTGTATCAACGCAATGGTCAGGCCACGTGTTGCGCCACGCCCGGTACGTCCAATGCGGTGAATGTAATGGATGCCAGTACGCGGCATATCAAAGTTAACGACCAACTCCACCCCCGGAATATCCAAACCCCGTGCAGCAAGGTCAGTCGCAATCAAGGCATTGATAGTGCCTTCCCGGAAGAGAGTCATGATACGGTTGCGTTCTTTCTGATCCATATCGCCATGTAACACCCCGCAACGTACCCGTTGTGCTTGCAAGACACCGCTCACATTATCGGCTTGTGCGCGGCTATTGGTGAATACCAAGGCTTTAACGAACGTTTCATTCAATAACAACCATGCCAGCAACCGTTGTTTGTGTTCAGTGTTATCTGCAATGATGACTTGTTGCTCGATGTTATCATGCTGATCTTGCAGGGTATTTAGCCCGATCATTTCCGGCTCGCGTAACACCCGTTCGGCGATTTTAATGATGCCCTCATGATTCAGCGTGGCGGAAAACAGGAGTGTTTGCCGTTGTTTGCTGCACTGTGCTGCAATGGCTTGCAAGTCGTGGCTGAACCCCATGTCCAGCATTCGGTCGGCTTCATCCAAAATCAGCACGTCTAGGTGGGAAAAGTCGGGTGTTTTTTCTGCCATCAATTCCAGCAAACGTCCAGGCGTGGAAATCACAATTTCAGTATTTTTACGCAACATGTTTTGTTGCACCCGGAAATCAGCCCCGCCGGTGATCAGCCCGACTTGCAAGCCCGTGAATGCCAGCAATTGTTGGCACTGCTGGTAAATTTGCTTAGCTAATTCGCGAGTGGGGACTAGTACCAACGCACGCGTACCGTACTGCTCCGCTGGATTGCTGAGTAAGTGCTGGATTGTCGGTAGTAAAAAGGCGGTGGTTTTACCGCTGCCTGTTTCCGCGCTGACCAGCAAATCACAGCGTGTTAAAGCACGGGGTATGGCCGCTGCTTGGACGGCGGTGGGTTGCGTAAAGCCCATTTTTTGCACGGCCTGTAATAAGGGTTCAGCAATGGCAAAATCCGTGAAAGCAGGGGGAGGAGATTCTGGCGTGAGGGCTGGTTCCATGGTGTGAGGTGTTTCCTTGAGAATAGCAAGATGGGGGGCATTCTGGCGTTTTAGACCGGGTGTTAACCCGGTCTAGAGCTGAGCTTAGAGTTTTTTGGAAAAAGCGAACTTGGCGTAGGATTGTTCTGCGACACTGAACCATTGGGCTTGGTTATTACGGAATATTTTCCAGTCGTCGTAGATCTTTTTGAATTTGGGGTTTTTGGCGGATTCTTCTTCGTAAGTTTCTACGGTGGCTTTGAAGCAGGCTTCCATGATTTCGTCACTGAACGAGCGCAATTTCACGCCGCTACCCACTAAATTAGCGAGTGCTTGTGGGTTCAATGCGTCGTATTTCGCCTGCATGTCGTTGTGGGCTTGTTGGCACGCGGCTTCCCACGCGGCTTTGTAAGCATCCGGTAATTTTTCCCACTGCTCTTTATTGACGTAGAATGAGAGTTGCGGGCCTGCTTCCCACCAGCCGGGAGTGTAGTAGTTTTTGACGATTTTGGCGAAACCGAGCTTTTCGTCGTCGTAAGGGCCGACCCATTCGGCGGCGTCAATCGTGCCTTTTTCCAGCGCGGGGTAAATTTCGCCACCCGGTAATTGTTGTGGTACGACACCCAGCTTACTCAATACGCGCCCTGCAAAGCCACCAACGCGGAATTTTAAGCCTTCCAGATCTTTGACGGTGTTGATTTCTTTGTTGAACCAGCCGCCCATTTGCACGCCGGTATTGCCGCCCATGAAGTTGACCACATTGTATTCGGCGAAGAGTTCACGCATCAGTTTCATGCCATTGCCGTGCAGCATCCACGCGCTCTGCTGGCGTGAACTTAGACCGAAGGGAACTGCGCAATCGAAGGAAAGGGCAGGGTCTTTGCCGAAGTAATAGTAAGACGCGGTGTGACCCGCTTCTACTGTGCCGTTCTGGATAGCATCCAAGACTTGTAATCCGGGAACGATTTCGCCTGCGGCAAATACTTTTAGTGTGAATTTGCCCCCCGTGATTTTGGAAAGGGTCGAGGCGAGTACATCGGATGCGCCGTAAATGGTGTCGAGTGATTTGGGGAAACTGGAGGTTAAACGCCAACTGATGGTGGGTAAATCGCTTGAAGCGGCAGCTTTGGTAGTCTCGTCCGCTAATAGGGTGGCTGGTACAGCGGCTAAAGCAACGGTGCTGGCAGCAGCGTGCTTGAAGAATGAACGGCGTTCCATAGGTTCTCCTCTTTCTCGTTTGTAGTGCAAGGCGTGAGTGTAGCGCATATAATGCGCGGTTTCGATTACCACAACGGGAACACTTAACACATGGCACAATCTGTCAAAAAAGTCGTGTTAGCCTACTCCGGCGGCTTGGATACTTCCATCATCGTCCGGTGGCTGCAAGAAAATTACGGGTGCGAAATCGTCACCTTTACTGCCGACATTGGTCAGGGCGAAGAAGTCGAACCTGCCCGTTCCAAAGCCTTGGCAATGGGCATTAAACCGGAAGAAATCTTTATCGAAGACCTGCGCGAAGAATTCGTGCGCGACTACGTGTTCCCGATGTTCCGCGCTAATACCATTTACGAAGGCGAATACCTGTTGGGTACATCCATCGCCCGCCCGTTGATCGCTAAACGCCTGATTGAAATCGCCAATGAAACCGGTGCAGATGCCATTTCCCACGGTGCGACCGGCAAGGGCAACGACCAAGTGCGCTTTGAGCTTGGTGCGTATGCGCTGAAACCGGGTGTCAAAGTGATTGCCCCTTGGCGCGAATGGGACATGAATTCCCGCGAAGCCCTGATGCAGTATGCTGAAAAGCACAATATTCCGGTCGATTTCAAAAAGGCGGGCAAGAAATCCCCGTACTCGATGGATGCCAACCTGCTGCACATTTCTTACGAAGGCGGCCCCTTGGAAGATCCGTGGTTTGAAGCCGAAGAGGATATGTGGCGTTGGAGCGTTTCCCCTGAAACTGCCCCTGACAAGCCCACTTATGTCGAAATCACCTTCCAAGGCGGCGACCCAGTAGCACTGGATGGGCAATGTATGCCAGCCGCTGCCATCCTCGAAACCCTTAACAAATTGGGTGGCGCGAACGGTATCGGGCGTTTGGATTTGGTGGAAAACCGCTACGTCGGCATGAAATCACGCGGCTGCTACGAAACCCCCGGCGGCACGATTTTGTTGCCTGCGCACCGTGCGATTGAATCCCTGACCCTCGACC contains:
- a CDS encoding DEAD/DEAH box helicase; this translates as MEPALTPESPPPAFTDFAIAEPLLQAVQKMGFTQPTAVQAAAIPRALTRCDLLVSAETGSGKTTAFLLPTIQHLLSNPAEQYGTRALVLVPTRELAKQIYQQCQQLLAFTGLQVGLITGGADFRVQQNMLRKNTEIVISTPGRLLELMAEKTPDFSHLDVLILDEADRMLDMGFSHDLQAIAAQCSKQRQTLLFSATLNHEGIIKIAERVLREPEMIGLNTLQDQHDNIEQQVIIADNTEHKQRLLAWLLLNETFVKALVFTNSRAQADNVSGVLQAQRVRCGVLHGDMDQKERNRIMTLFREGTINALIATDLAARGLDIPGVELVVNFDMPRTGIHYIHRIGRTGRGATRGLTIALIQSSEWNLMVNIERFLKQQFKRRSIKGLEGTYTGPKKLKASGKAAGSKKKKLAKKAAALKKGKKR
- a CDS encoding TRAP transporter substrate-binding protein — protein: MERRSFFKHAAASTVALAAVPATLLADETTKAAASSDLPTISWRLTSSFPKSLDTIYGASDVLASTLSKITGGKFTLKVFAAGEIVPGLQVLDAIQNGTVEAGHTASYYYFGKDPALSFDCAVPFGLSSRQQSAWMLHGNGMKLMRELFAEYNVVNFMGGNTGVQMGGWFNKEINTVKDLEGLKFRVGGFAGRVLSKLGVVPQQLPGGEIYPALEKGTIDAAEWVGPYDDEKLGFAKIVKNYYTPGWWEAGPQLSFYVNKEQWEKLPDAYKAAWEAACQQAHNDMQAKYDALNPQALANLVGSGVKLRSFSDEIMEACFKATVETYEEESAKNPKFKKIYDDWKIFRNNQAQWFSVAEQSYAKFAFSKKL
- a CDS encoding argininosuccinate synthase, with product MAQSVKKVVLAYSGGLDTSIIVRWLQENYGCEIVTFTADIGQGEEVEPARSKALAMGIKPEEIFIEDLREEFVRDYVFPMFRANTIYEGEYLLGTSIARPLIAKRLIEIANETGADAISHGATGKGNDQVRFELGAYALKPGVKVIAPWREWDMNSREALMQYAEKHNIPVDFKKAGKKSPYSMDANLLHISYEGGPLEDPWFEAEEDMWRWSVSPETAPDKPTYVEITFQGGDPVALDGQCMPAAAILETLNKLGGANGIGRLDLVENRYVGMKSRGCYETPGGTILLPAHRAIESLTLDREVAHLKDSLMPKYAELVYNGYWWSPERKMMQTMIDASQAFVNGTVRMKLYKGAATVAGRKSDDSLFDARIATFDDDGGAYNQKDAEGFIKLNALRMRIAAVKGR